Proteins from one Dehalococcoidia bacterium genomic window:
- a CDS encoding J domain-containing protein yields the protein MPPTIKDERLAAHWRRLGLAPGAPECAIKAAHRYHIEVHHPDRGGSLEAAQQINVAYDELKGRGSKPNEHVAHFFDGAPWHVLGLASNADPKLADRVARQLCGELSTFPRLLARVEWALGNFGKTPARIVPPPPPPRPRAARFTKRPEAPPKPAIPPRPEGLPESAIDLGDVAWRSDVTRDVRLTWKRLAPYVINVDAAAPLVVKVTSSKTIEGRFVLTIGIDWDAPAFSHEPSIRGHALDATITVRWPGDEAKFRVRGTLLYPPVVSVSPLSLDLGTVDMKQKVRATMLLISTAATTVDIDTSVWLARCDAGGKAIQAPLKLPTNTPVRVVFDVRWDAIIERIGDAKSGKPVRPTGKITVRWDGRKLEVPAQMVARRR from the coding sequence TTGCCACCCACGATCAAGGACGAACGGCTGGCCGCCCACTGGCGCCGACTGGGGCTGGCGCCCGGCGCGCCGGAGTGCGCCATCAAGGCCGCCCACCGCTATCACATCGAGGTGCACCATCCCGACCGCGGCGGGTCGTTGGAAGCGGCGCAGCAGATCAATGTTGCGTACGACGAACTGAAGGGACGCGGTTCCAAGCCGAACGAACACGTCGCGCACTTCTTCGACGGCGCGCCGTGGCACGTGTTGGGCCTTGCGAGCAACGCCGACCCGAAGCTCGCCGACCGCGTCGCACGGCAGCTGTGCGGAGAACTCTCGACGTTCCCGCGGTTGCTCGCGCGCGTCGAATGGGCGCTCGGCAACTTCGGGAAAACGCCTGCGCGGATCGTGCCTCCGCCACCGCCGCCCCGGCCGCGAGCAGCGCGCTTTACGAAGCGGCCGGAGGCGCCGCCGAAGCCTGCGATACCTCCGCGTCCGGAAGGCTTGCCCGAATCCGCCATCGACCTCGGCGACGTTGCGTGGCGGAGTGATGTAACACGCGACGTGCGCCTGACGTGGAAGCGCCTGGCGCCGTACGTCATCAACGTGGACGCAGCGGCGCCGCTCGTCGTGAAGGTGACGTCCTCGAAGACGATCGAAGGACGATTCGTGTTGACGATCGGGATCGACTGGGATGCCCCGGCGTTCAGTCACGAGCCTTCGATCCGGGGCCACGCGCTCGACGCGACGATCACGGTGCGTTGGCCGGGCGACGAAGCGAAGTTCCGCGTGCGGGGGACGTTGTTGTATCCGCCGGTGGTCAGCGTGAGCCCGCTTTCCCTCGACCTGGGCACGGTGGACATGAAGCAGAAAGTGCGTGCGACGATGCTGCTAATAAGTACGGCCGCCACGACAGTCGACATCGATACGTCGGTGTGGCTGGCGCGGTGCGACGCGGGCGGAAAGGCGATCCAGGCGCCGCTCAAGCTGCCGACGAACACGCCCGTGCGCGTGGTATTCGACGTGCGGTGGGACGCGATCATCGAACGCATTGGCGATGCGAAGAGCGGCAAGCCTGTACGGCCGACGGGCAAGATCACGGTGCGCTGGGACGGACGCAAGCTTGAGGTGCCTGCGCAGATGGTCGCGCGGCGGCGGTAG
- a CDS encoding DnaJ domain-containing protein, translated as MPRFKDYYQTLGVEPRSHARVIEGTYWERAHELHGVPTRQAQKRLKTLNEAYEVLASPHKRAAYDRRHREARDHASDAQRGPGFLQIFVNLLGKPFRPD; from the coding sequence TTGCCACGCTTCAAGGACTACTACCAAACGCTCGGCGTCGAACCACGCTCACACGCCCGCGTCATCGAAGGGACGTACTGGGAGCGCGCGCACGAACTCCACGGCGTACCGACCCGCCAGGCGCAGAAGCGCCTGAAGACGCTCAACGAGGCATACGAAGTCCTGGCGTCGCCGCACAAGCGCGCCGCCTACGATCGCCGGCACCGCGAGGCGAGGGACCACGCGTCCGACGCGCAGCGCGGTCCGGGATTTCTGCAGATATTCGTCAATCTCCTCGGAAAGCCGTTCCGCCCCGACTAG
- a CDS encoding GuaB3 family IMP dehydrogenase-related protein — protein MSQPQFKEMRRAYGFDDVAIVPGGRHTINPNMVELSFELGPQRFELPFMAAAMDGVTDVSMCIEFSRRGGLAVLNLEGVQTRYDDPAPILREIAEAPKSDVTALMQKAYSAPIKPDLIGERVRQIKAGGGVAAVSATPMNTKKFAALAKEAGVDVFVVQATVTSARHISSSERGLIFDELVRNMGDVPVVVGNTVTFSATKELMDTGIAAVLIGVGPGAACTSREVLGVGVPQVTATIDAAAARDTYYRESGRYVPIITDGGITNGGAMCKAFAAGADGVMLGSILAATEEAPGHGHHWGMATPHGELPRGTRVRVSIDTTLQKVLFGPTSRTDGRENLVGALKTSMGTCGARTIRDFQKTEMIVAPAIKTEGKEYQIAQA, from the coding sequence ATGTCACAACCCCAGTTCAAGGAGATGCGGCGGGCGTACGGATTCGATGACGTCGCCATCGTCCCCGGCGGACGCCACACGATCAACCCCAACATGGTGGAGCTGTCGTTTGAACTCGGACCACAACGGTTCGAGTTGCCGTTTATGGCGGCGGCGATGGATGGTGTCACCGACGTCAGCATGTGCATCGAGTTCTCGCGACGGGGCGGGCTGGCAGTGCTGAATCTCGAAGGCGTCCAGACCCGGTACGACGACCCGGCTCCCATCCTACGCGAAATTGCCGAAGCGCCGAAGTCCGACGTGACCGCGCTGATGCAGAAGGCGTACTCGGCGCCGATCAAGCCCGACTTGATCGGGGAGCGCGTCCGCCAAATCAAGGCGGGCGGCGGCGTGGCGGCGGTAAGCGCCACGCCCATGAACACGAAGAAGTTTGCGGCGCTCGCCAAAGAGGCGGGCGTCGATGTTTTTGTGGTCCAGGCGACCGTGACGAGCGCGCGCCACATCTCTTCGAGCGAGCGCGGCCTGATCTTCGACGAGCTGGTGAGAAACATGGGCGACGTCCCGGTCGTCGTCGGCAACACGGTGACGTTCTCGGCCACGAAGGAACTGATGGACACGGGCATCGCGGCGGTGCTGATCGGCGTCGGCCCGGGCGCCGCATGTACGAGCCGTGAGGTGCTGGGCGTCGGCGTGCCGCAGGTGACAGCGACGATCGACGCGGCGGCGGCGCGGGACACGTATTACCGCGAGTCCGGCCGCTACGTCCCGATCATCACCGACGGCGGCATCACGAACGGCGGCGCGATGTGCAAGGCGTTCGCGGCGGGTGCCGACGGCGTGATGCTGGGGTCGATCCTGGCGGCGACGGAGGAAGCGCCCGGGCACGGTCACCACTGGGGCATGGCGACGCCGCACGGCGAGTTGCCGCGTGGCACGCGCGTTCGCGTTTCGATCGACACGACGTTGCAGAAGGTGCTCTTTGGGCCCACGTCGCGCACGGATGGCCGCGAGAATCTCGTCGGTGCGCTGAAGACTTCGATGGGCACGTGCGGCGCGCGGACGATCCGCGACTTCCAGAAGACGGAGATGATCGTCGCGCCGGCGATCAAGACCGAAGGCAAGGAATATCAGATCGCGCAGGCCTAG
- the rsmI gene encoding 16S rRNA (cytidine(1402)-2'-O)-methyltransferase: MATLYLVATPIGNLEDMTFRAVRVLSEVTLIAAEDTRSAKRLLDHYQVAAKLTSYNEHNARAKTPAILRSLEDGDVAVVSDAGMPGISDPGHDLVVAAIAAGHDVVPIPGASAVIAAVAASGLPSRRFHYLGFLPRQSGPRRRALAAAAASGDTIVVYESPHRLRSTLEDALSALGDRQIAVARELTKLYEEIWRGRISAALDHFLEPRGEFTLVIEGIEPEVRAPQEDISSGIAAMRDDGLSSKDAVAQIVERYGVSRRDAYRLWHQE, from the coding sequence ATGGCCACCCTTTACCTCGTCGCGACGCCCATCGGCAACCTCGAAGATATGACGTTCCGTGCCGTCCGCGTGCTCTCCGAGGTCACGCTCATCGCTGCCGAGGACACGCGCAGCGCGAAACGCCTGCTCGACCACTACCAGGTGGCCGCAAAGCTGACGAGCTATAACGAGCACAACGCCCGCGCGAAGACTCCGGCCATCCTCCGCTCGCTCGAAGATGGCGACGTCGCCGTCGTGAGCGACGCCGGTATGCCCGGCATCAGCGATCCCGGCCACGACCTCGTCGTTGCCGCGATCGCGGCAGGCCACGACGTGGTGCCGATTCCGGGCGCGTCGGCTGTCATCGCCGCCGTCGCTGCCTCCGGTCTACCCTCGCGCCGCTTCCACTATCTCGGTTTCCTGCCGCGACAATCCGGCCCGCGCCGGCGCGCGCTCGCGGCAGCCGCAGCGTCCGGCGATACGATCGTCGTGTACGAATCACCGCATCGCCTGCGCTCAACGCTCGAAGACGCCCTCTCAGCGCTCGGCGATCGCCAGATCGCCGTCGCGCGCGAACTCACGAAGCTCTACGAGGAGATCTGGCGCGGCAGGATCTCCGCCGCTCTCGACCACTTCCTCGAGCCGCGCGGCGAGTTCACCTTGGTGATTGAAGGCATCGAACCGGAGGTCCGAGCCCCACAGGAGGACATCTCCAGTGGCATCGCGGCGATGCGTGACGATGGGTTGTCGTCGAAGGACGCCGTGGCCCAGATCGTCGAGCGGTACGGCGTCAGCCGTCGGGATGCGTATCGTCTGTGGCATCAGGAGTAA
- the metG gene encoding methionine--tRNA ligase: MNTDSQSRHILVAVAWPYANGPLHLGHIAGAYLPADVFARYHRMAGNRVLMVSGSDFHGTPITVRADNEARTPQDVVDEFHPQFQRYWRELGISFDIFTSTGTPNHQQVVHDFFDRLYEQGYIYRATMQQFFDPQADRFLPDRYVEGTCPNCGYEKARGDQCDNCGRTLDPEQLINPRSRFTGAVPEMRDTEHFFFKLSALQAPLLEWLKSREGWRKHVQNSSIGWIEEGLHDRSITRDLEWGVTLPNEDLGPGKRIYVWFEAFIGYVSAAVEWAQQQGTPDAWEAWWKDASAETYYFIGKDNIFYHTIFWPAVIMAYGGLNLPTDVPANQFVTFKGEKASKSEGVGDTVLTYLERYQPDMIRYGLAANFPEQADTDLTEAEMIRRNNDELVATWGNLVNRVLQMTHRNFDGVVPSPGAFDARDESLLAAAATMLDGVARNIEQRHLKAGLGAAMAYAQEANAYLNATEPWKTAKTDPARTGTTLYVAICAIDALKVALHPYLPFSSQKIHEYLGYAGTVEDAGWRLARPRPGTALTQPEPLFTKIETESAKGEARLTA, translated from the coding sequence TTGAATACGGATTCACAATCTCGTCACATCCTCGTCGCCGTCGCGTGGCCCTATGCCAACGGGCCGCTGCACCTCGGCCACATCGCCGGCGCGTATCTGCCGGCCGATGTCTTTGCGCGCTATCACCGCATGGCCGGCAACCGCGTGCTCATGGTCTCCGGCAGCGACTTCCACGGCACGCCCATCACGGTCCGCGCCGACAACGAGGCCCGCACCCCGCAGGACGTCGTCGATGAGTTCCACCCGCAGTTCCAGCGTTACTGGCGCGAACTTGGCATTTCCTTCGACATCTTCACCTCCACCGGCACGCCCAACCATCAGCAGGTCGTGCATGACTTCTTCGACCGGCTCTACGAGCAGGGCTACATCTACCGCGCCACCATGCAGCAGTTCTTCGACCCGCAGGCCGACCGCTTCCTCCCCGACCGCTACGTAGAGGGCACCTGCCCGAACTGCGGCTACGAGAAGGCGCGCGGCGACCAGTGCGACAACTGCGGCCGCACGCTGGACCCTGAGCAGCTCATCAATCCCCGCAGCCGCTTCACCGGCGCCGTGCCCGAGATGCGCGATACCGAGCACTTCTTCTTCAAGCTCAGCGCGTTGCAGGCGCCGCTCCTCGAATGGCTCAAGTCCCGCGAGGGCTGGCGCAAGCACGTGCAAAACTCCAGCATCGGCTGGATCGAGGAGGGGTTGCACGACCGATCGATCACACGCGACCTCGAATGGGGCGTGACGCTCCCGAACGAAGATCTGGGCCCCGGTAAGCGCATCTACGTCTGGTTCGAGGCGTTCATCGGTTACGTCTCCGCCGCCGTCGAGTGGGCTCAGCAGCAAGGCACACCCGATGCGTGGGAGGCCTGGTGGAAGGACGCCAGCGCCGAGACGTACTACTTCATCGGCAAGGACAACATCTTCTATCACACGATCTTCTGGCCGGCCGTGATCATGGCGTACGGCGGCCTCAACCTCCCGACCGACGTCCCCGCGAATCAGTTTGTGACGTTCAAGGGTGAGAAGGCATCGAAGAGCGAGGGTGTCGGCGACACCGTGCTCACGTATCTCGAGCGCTATCAGCCCGACATGATCCGCTACGGCCTCGCCGCGAACTTTCCCGAGCAGGCGGACACTGACCTCACGGAAGCAGAAATGATCCGTCGCAACAACGACGAGTTGGTGGCGACGTGGGGCAATCTCGTCAACCGCGTGCTGCAAATGACGCACCGCAACTTCGATGGCGTCGTGCCGTCGCCCGGCGCATTCGACGCGCGCGACGAATCGCTGCTCGCCGCCGCCGCCACCATGCTCGACGGCGTCGCGCGGAACATCGAACAGCGCCATCTGAAGGCGGGATTGGGCGCGGCCATGGCGTACGCGCAGGAAGCTAACGCGTACCTCAACGCAACGGAGCCCTGGAAGACGGCAAAGACCGATCCGGCGCGCACCGGCACAACCCTCTACGTCGCGATCTGCGCGATCGACGCGCTGAAGGTCGCGCTGCATCCCTATCTGCCGTTCTCGAGCCAGAAGATACACGAGTACCTCGGATACGCCGGCACCGTTGAAGATGCGGGCTGGAGGCTCGCGCGCCCGCGCCCGGGCACCGCGCTCACGCAACCGGAGCCGCTATTCACGAAGATCGAGACTGAAAGTGCGAAGGGGGAAGCGCGCCTTACGGCGTAA
- a CDS encoding TatD family hydrolase produces MRFVDTHAHIHDKEFARDIDETIQRASVAGVELIVTLGTNLESSTRAIALAERSPRVLAAAGVHPHDAADASAADLDALEEMARHPRVALVGEIGLDFYRDLSPRDAQLRVMRRQLQTARRVGKPIAVHVRDAHDDALPLLQDYAHGAGGALPNGRPLGVMHYFSGDASLAQKYVALGFMISVHTSVTHPKGEMMRGVAREVPIEHLVIETDSPYGAPQAYRGKRNEPAYVREAAAMIAEQKGISLEAAAKATTRNALRLLGVAVPAGPAR; encoded by the coding sequence ATGCGCTTCGTCGACACGCACGCCCACATCCACGACAAGGAGTTCGCCCGCGACATCGACGAAACGATCCAGCGTGCATCCGTCGCCGGTGTCGAACTCATCGTCACGCTCGGCACGAATCTCGAGAGCAGCACGCGCGCCATCGCGCTCGCCGAGCGCAGTCCGCGCGTGCTCGCCGCCGCCGGCGTCCACCCGCACGACGCCGCGGATGCGTCCGCCGCCGATCTCGATGCGCTCGAAGAGATGGCGCGCCATCCGCGCGTGGCGCTCGTCGGCGAGATCGGACTCGACTTCTATCGCGATCTCTCGCCGCGCGATGCACAGTTACGCGTGATGCGCCGCCAACTGCAGACGGCGCGCCGCGTCGGCAAGCCGATCGCCGTGCACGTCCGCGATGCCCACGACGACGCATTGCCTTTACTCCAGGACTACGCGCACGGGGCGGGCGGCGCGCTGCCCAATGGACGGCCGCTCGGCGTCATGCACTACTTCAGCGGCGATGCTTCACTCGCGCAGAAGTACGTCGCGCTGGGATTCATGATCTCCGTGCACACGTCGGTCACGCACCCGAAAGGCGAGATGATGCGGGGCGTCGCGCGCGAGGTCCCTATCGAGCATCTCGTCATCGAGACGGACAGCCCCTACGGTGCGCCGCAGGCGTATCGGGGTAAGCGCAACGAGCCCGCCTACGTCCGCGAAGCGGCAGCGATGATCGCCGAACAGAAGGGCATCTCGCTGGAAGCCGCCGCGAAGGCGACCACGAGAAACGCCCTGCGGCTGCTCGGCGTCGCAGTGCCCGCCGGCCCGGCCCGCTGA
- a CDS encoding polyprenyl synthetase family protein — protein sequence MKVASIYGPVQEDIELVEDTLRGIAHVDNFPALAKMLAHVLGAGGKRLRPAIALLSGKFGDYHRDVHIPLAASIELLHTATLVHDDVIDASPTRRGRATANELFNNSASVMLGDFMFAHASELISRTDNTQVVRLFARTLMSIAGGELHQDLSAYEYSQDTLAYFGRIEGKTASLFAASSEGGGLVAGCTPRECAALRDYGLNVGMAFQVVDDILDFAGDEREMGKPIGSDLMQGTLTLPALLLMERNPRDNPIKKAFRTRKPKQEHVAEAVNMVLNSDILNEVYVVARDFRDRALAALGTLPGGAAKSSLEDIAEYVLERRS from the coding sequence GTGAAGGTCGCTTCGATCTACGGCCCGGTCCAGGAGGACATCGAGCTCGTCGAGGATACGCTGCGCGGCATCGCCCACGTAGACAACTTCCCCGCGCTCGCGAAGATGCTCGCGCACGTGCTCGGAGCGGGCGGAAAGCGCCTGCGTCCCGCCATCGCGCTCCTCTCCGGCAAGTTCGGCGACTATCACCGCGACGTGCACATCCCGCTCGCCGCGTCGATCGAGCTGCTGCACACGGCTACACTCGTCCACGACGACGTGATCGATGCATCCCCCACGCGCCGCGGCCGCGCGACGGCTAACGAGCTGTTCAACAACTCCGCCTCCGTCATGCTCGGCGACTTCATGTTCGCGCACGCCTCCGAATTGATCTCGCGCACCGACAACACGCAGGTCGTGCGGCTGTTCGCCAGGACGCTGATGTCGATCGCGGGCGGCGAACTGCACCAGGATCTGAGCGCGTACGAATACAGCCAGGACACGCTCGCGTACTTCGGCCGCATCGAAGGCAAGACGGCATCCCTGTTCGCCGCATCGTCGGAGGGCGGCGGGCTCGTCGCCGGCTGCACCCCTCGCGAGTGCGCGGCGCTCCGCGACTACGGCCTCAACGTCGGCATGGCATTCCAGGTCGTCGATGACATCCTGGATTTCGCCGGCGACGAGCGCGAGATGGGCAAACCTATCGGCAGCGACCTCATGCAGGGCACGCTGACGCTTCCCGCCCTCCTGCTGATGGAGCGCAACCCCAGGGACAACCCCATCAAGAAGGCCTTCCGCACCAGGAAGCCAAAGCAGGAGCACGTCGCGGAAGCGGTGAACATGGTGCTCAATTCCGACATACTGAACGAGGTGTACGTCGTCGCGCGCGACTTCCGCGACCGCGCACTGGCGGCACTGGGCACGCTGCCCGGCGGCGCCGCGAAGTCGTCACTGGAAGACATCGCCGAATACGTGCTGGAGCGTCGGTCCTAG
- a CDS encoding zinc ribbon domain-containing protein: protein MPIYEYACHNCRQFVEIIVRRVSDDVTPVCPECKSKKLTRMISNFQFHQSMQSKIEQLDPKYDKMIEASNPDLSFDNMVKQYRLDQPMTTKESRKKLMDEKGPGLIPGA, encoded by the coding sequence ATGCCGATCTACGAATACGCGTGCCACAACTGCCGCCAGTTCGTCGAAATCATCGTCCGCCGCGTCAGCGACGACGTCACGCCCGTGTGCCCCGAGTGCAAGAGCAAGAAGCTCACCCGTATGATCAGCAACTTCCAGTTCCACCAGTCGATGCAGTCCAAGATCGAGCAACTTGATCCCAAGTACGACAAGATGATCGAAGCGTCGAACCCCGACCTCTCGTTCGACAACATGGTGAAGCAGTACCGGCTCGATCAGCCCATGACGACGAAGGAATCCCGCAAAAAGCTGATGGACGAGAAGGGACCCGGCCTCATCCCCGGCGCCTGA
- a CDS encoding ATP-dependent DNA helicase RecQ, whose protein sequence is MKLYDWQNEAIDALMHGTGQVLVVAPTGGGKSMCFQQPATELDGVALVITPLVALMADQVASLAARGIPATYLASNLDPNDVQRRTDLALTGRVKLLYVAPERLASERFIDEVLGRLDISLLAVDEAHCISHWGHDFRPDYLTLGALVERLQPQRLIALTATATPAVRSEIIERLHMDRAHQVLRGFARGNLELAVEEVSGPKAKAKRIADEVKRVLGKPGAGKGSALVYTASRRQAEGTAESLRELGWRAEHYHAGMDGPSRTAVQERFQSANLDVVAATNAFGMGIDRADIRLVAHHSMPESVEAYYQEVGRAGRDGAPATGLLLISDPDIAWRFKMIASETALSGEQALHRRELVRSMIAYAETPACRHDTILHYFEDEAEELGGCTHCDNCIATAGGRASNEPSADASAEVVRAILGALRVLPFAAGPGTLADYLIGHRTGAIERHEWHKLERFGCMRERSEEWVRRVLRRCLAAGLLAVDPEHSTLRITRRGAEVDAGARANPVRLPQQQGAQKRIGASRGGKAPIPAEDSLTGDDLALFEMLREWRGRRAAKDNIPAYGVLHDATLRAIAAAWPKHEDDLMQLGGFGPTKVQRFGSGVLGVVRAYIVEYGAPKRAPDPAVGGAALSYQEERIAEARKQHPRAYERWTDEEDVRLRGLIETGRGVDAIVSELQRQPNAIIMRAQRLSLEARLTANSAAPVV, encoded by the coding sequence ATGAAGCTGTACGACTGGCAGAACGAAGCGATCGACGCATTGATGCACGGCACCGGCCAGGTGCTCGTCGTAGCGCCGACGGGCGGCGGCAAGAGCATGTGCTTTCAGCAGCCCGCGACGGAACTGGACGGCGTGGCGTTGGTTATTACGCCGCTGGTCGCGCTCATGGCGGACCAGGTGGCATCGCTGGCGGCGCGCGGCATTCCGGCGACGTACCTGGCATCGAACCTCGATCCGAACGACGTGCAGCGACGGACAGATCTGGCGCTCACGGGCCGCGTGAAGCTGCTGTACGTCGCGCCGGAACGGTTGGCGTCGGAACGGTTCATCGACGAAGTGCTGGGACGTCTCGACATCTCGTTGCTGGCGGTGGACGAGGCGCATTGCATCAGCCACTGGGGCCATGACTTCCGTCCCGACTACCTGACGCTCGGAGCGCTCGTCGAACGGCTGCAGCCGCAACGGCTGATCGCGCTGACTGCTACGGCGACGCCGGCCGTGCGCAGCGAGATCATCGAGCGGTTGCACATGGACCGGGCACACCAGGTGTTGCGGGGATTCGCGCGCGGCAACCTGGAGCTCGCCGTCGAAGAAGTGAGCGGGCCGAAGGCAAAAGCGAAGCGCATCGCCGACGAAGTGAAGCGCGTGCTCGGCAAGCCGGGCGCGGGGAAGGGCAGCGCGCTGGTCTACACGGCATCGCGGCGGCAGGCGGAGGGGACGGCGGAGTCTCTGCGTGAACTCGGGTGGCGCGCGGAACACTATCACGCGGGCATGGACGGCCCGTCGCGCACGGCGGTGCAGGAGCGATTCCAGTCGGCAAACCTCGACGTCGTTGCGGCGACGAACGCGTTCGGCATGGGCATCGACCGGGCGGACATACGGCTGGTGGCGCATCACAGCATGCCGGAGTCGGTCGAGGCGTATTACCAGGAGGTCGGGCGCGCGGGACGCGATGGCGCGCCGGCGACGGGGCTACTGCTGATCTCCGACCCCGACATCGCGTGGCGGTTCAAGATGATCGCGTCGGAAACGGCGCTTTCGGGCGAACAAGCGCTGCACCGGCGCGAGCTTGTGCGTTCGATGATCGCGTACGCGGAGACGCCGGCGTGCCGCCACGACACGATCCTGCATTACTTCGAAGACGAGGCCGAAGAGCTGGGTGGCTGCACGCACTGCGACAACTGCATCGCGACGGCCGGCGGGCGCGCGAGCAACGAGCCATCGGCGGATGCATCGGCGGAGGTGGTCCGTGCGATCCTGGGCGCGCTGCGCGTGCTGCCGTTCGCTGCGGGCCCGGGCACGCTCGCCGATTACCTGATCGGTCATCGTACCGGGGCTATCGAGCGACACGAGTGGCACAAGCTCGAGCGGTTCGGATGCATGCGCGAGCGTTCGGAGGAGTGGGTGCGGCGCGTGCTGCGCCGGTGCCTCGCGGCGGGGCTGCTCGCCGTCGATCCGGAGCACTCGACGCTGCGGATCACGCGCCGGGGCGCCGAAGTCGATGCGGGCGCGCGCGCCAATCCCGTCCGGCTGCCCCAGCAGCAAGGCGCGCAGAAGCGCATCGGCGCATCGCGAGGAGGCAAGGCGCCGATCCCGGCCGAGGACAGTCTTACGGGCGACGATCTGGCGCTGTTCGAGATGCTGCGCGAGTGGCGCGGGCGTCGCGCGGCGAAGGACAACATTCCCGCCTACGGCGTGTTGCACGATGCGACGCTGCGGGCGATCGCGGCGGCCTGGCCGAAACACGAGGACGATCTGATGCAGCTCGGCGGCTTCGGGCCGACGAAGGTGCAGCGGTTCGGCTCCGGCGTGCTCGGCGTCGTGCGTGCGTACATCGTCGAATACGGGGCGCCGAAGCGCGCGCCCGATCCCGCCGTTGGCGGCGCCGCGCTCTCCTACCAGGAAGAACGCATCGCCGAGGCGCGCAAGCAGCATCCGCGGGCATACGAGCGCTGGACCGATGAAGAAGACGTGCGTCTGCGCGGGCTGATCGAGACGGGGCGCGGTGTCGATGCGATCGTGTCGGAGCTGCAGCGTCAGCCGAACGCGATCATCATGCGGGCGCAGCGGTTGTCGCTGGAGGCGCGATTGACGGCGAATTCCGCGGCGCCGGTCGTGTGA
- a CDS encoding MBL fold metallo-hydrolase: MPAKHRLGDLDLAILSDGTYYQDAGAVFGVVPRVLWERLGIELNERYQMALGLNSLLVRSEGKTVLIETGVGEKERPLGQTTRGQEGSLLDGLRALGVAAEDIDIVINSHLHADHCGWNTRKGADGGFVPTFPRATYLVQRAEWEAAIAPNERTRATYLSENVLPIETAGQLELLDGERRVTDEITIIPTPGHSHGHASIVLKSGGESAVYLGDMIQHPVQLERAAWVSSFDIYPLEAMETKKAVVAQAIAERQLVVAVHCPFPGLGYMSETPDGKRRWTPIEANEGSVEQ; encoded by the coding sequence ATGCCCGCCAAGCACCGTCTCGGGGACCTCGATCTCGCCATCCTCAGCGATGGGACGTATTACCAGGACGCCGGCGCTGTCTTCGGGGTCGTCCCGCGCGTCCTGTGGGAGCGGCTGGGCATCGAGCTGAACGAGCGATACCAGATGGCGCTGGGGCTGAACTCGCTGCTGGTGCGATCGGAGGGCAAGACCGTGCTGATCGAGACCGGCGTCGGTGAGAAGGAGCGGCCGCTGGGCCAGACGACGCGCGGCCAAGAAGGATCGCTGCTCGACGGGTTACGCGCGCTGGGCGTGGCGGCGGAGGACATCGACATCGTCATCAACTCACACTTGCACGCCGACCACTGCGGCTGGAACACGCGGAAGGGCGCGGACGGCGGGTTCGTGCCGACGTTTCCGCGCGCCACATACCTGGTCCAGCGCGCTGAGTGGGAGGCGGCGATCGCGCCGAACGAGCGCACGCGTGCGACGTACCTTTCGGAGAACGTGCTGCCGATCGAGACGGCAGGGCAACTCGAACTGCTGGATGGCGAGCGCCGCGTCACGGACGAGATCACGATCATCCCGACTCCCGGTCATTCGCACGGACACGCGAGCATCGTGTTGAAGTCAGGCGGCGAATCGGCGGTGTACCTGGGGGACATGATCCAGCATCCGGTGCAGCTCGAGCGGGCGGCGTGGGTATCGTCGTTCGACATCTACCCGCTGGAGGCGATGGAGACGAAGAAGGCCGTCGTCGCGCAGGCGATCGCCGAGCGGCAGCTCGTCGTGGCCGTGCACTGTCCGTTTCCCGGGCTTGGTTATATGAGTGAGACGCCGGACGGCAAGCGAAGGTGGACCCCGATCGAGGCGAACGAAGGCAGCGTTGAGCAATGA